The sequence below is a genomic window from Lolium perenne isolate Kyuss_39 chromosome 4, Kyuss_2.0, whole genome shotgun sequence.
GTTTTTTTTCTAGAATGCATCCTATTATGTTACTAAAAGGTATAATAAAATATAAATAGATTGTTGTGCAGCTTCAATGTTAGGAAACTACGGATGCTCATTGCATAACTAGGATCTATTGTCTTGACAGAACAGAACCAACATATGCATAGTATGTTCAATAGCAAGGAGTTGCAGCACAAAAATCGATTACAGGTTCCAAATCCAATTGACATGATTATTGTCCAACACTAATGCTCACAAACTAAACAACCTGAAAAAACTAGCTCAATATGTAATTTGACTCTCCCTTCAAGTAATTCTAAATTTAGTATCGCACCATGATGTTCTAGATCTATAGTCACTCCTACTTCAGAAATGATGACCAACTATTTTTATCTTCACTGAATCATAAACCTCCCATATTCTGAGCAATCCAACTAAAAGAGCAATACAATATGTGCGCCAGCTGCAAATTAGGAACCAAGCGCTAATATAACTTACGTTGTTCCATAAAGCGCAATCTTCTGAATTTGTGTGATGTCAGCTCCGCTTTGATTGTCTTCAATAAACATAGTCAAGCTGGAATGGGAAAAAAAGAGGTTATAAGAATAGGATAGGGTAAGACTAACAAAATCCCTGTTCCACGCGTGCTAGAGGTAGGGGTACATACCTGCGAACATTCTGGAACTTCACATACTTTAGTGTCACAGGCTTGCTCTGTAGAAAAGAATAGCAAGGGCTCATCAATTTGAGGTAAGGCATAAGCTAAAACAGGAACAACTGATGATGCTACATGGTAATCAAGGAAAGAGCCTGAAAAAACAAGACTGAATTTTGTTAAGAACATACTTCTAGTAAATGGCTGGAGGATAGGTCAACACTGTCACTTGGTGGAAAGTCATTGACATTGCTGCCATCAAGTAAACAAATTTATGTCAGGCCTAAGGGAAAAGCCAATAGGTTTTGAGAAGTCGGTATCAATGAGTTTCAGTTAAAACTAAAAGGTAGCGTACCTGAAACCCATATGCTCTTTGTTGGAGAAGAGTTTCACAGATTTGGGACCTGTGTTGACAGATTATGTTATTACTATTTGAGAAAACATCAAGACCCAAGAGAACTACTGCAAGTGGTTTAATGAAGGGGCTGTTCTACCAGAAACTAAATATCTCAGTTGGAGGTGAAAATAGCATGAACACAAAGCAGTATCAGAGAAACATGTAGTTTAGTGTGCAGAGCAGTTCATGCCAATATCAAGCAACACTGTTGTAAAGCATTGAAAGAGAACAACTATTGCGCTTTCCAGAAATTAAACAAAGCCAAAGCATGCAGATAACCCATGAGAGTGCTTAATGCCGACATAGGTCCAAGTACAGCTGTGTTTGAACTTTGACGAGTGCAGATATCCAGCAAGTGAGTTATATATATGCACAGGAAACTTACAAAATATTAACGCATGACATATATGCAACTAAACAATGTATAATTTGAACAAGCAGGCTGTTACAAATATGTGAGCAAGCAATGTTTCAGACACACACACTAGCACCATAAATGACCTCTTGTTTCATGTAGCATTAATGCTTGGAACAATAGGGCCACCACTTGGATCTCGCCAAGCACTAGTGGTCATGATAATGTCAGAAATACTACTGAGGTTCTAACATCCACTGCTAGCCTTCCCGGACCTAACGTACCAAGTACAGCACACAGTTACATCTACGAGCAACCTGGTAGCAAGTTAGaaacctcaccttcttcctcggggCCCTTGAAGAGCACGGAATGCAGCTTGATGACCTGCATGAATGGGATGTAGATGAGCAGCTGCTCGTCGGAGTCGCTGGCGAGGTGCAGCCCGTCATCCTCCCTGTAGCCCTGAAACCAGCAATCGTCAGACACGCAGTCGCCTCTGAAATCCGCAACAGCTTACAGATGGAAGTGTCACAGTGACACAGACAATCTACGAAACCCTAGAGACCGCCGCCCCGCCAAAAATCAGGCGAGCGCATCTAAAATCCGCCGGATCGGAACGGGGATCGCGGGAAACGGGCGTGGTACCTGCTTGAAGGCGTTGGCGATGGGGTGCGCGGGGTCCTGGTTGAGGCACTCGACGCCGGTCCAGTCGATGAAGTCGACCAGATCCACCTGGCCGCGCGGCACCGAGGCGGACGGGACGGCCGCGGCGGCTGCCGGAGGGGCCGGCGCGGCGGTGGTCGGCGCGGGGGCGGTCGCCATGGCTGGTCCCGGAAGCTGGTTCTGGATTCTGGAAGGTCGGAGAGGGGTTGCTGTGCTGCGGGGTTCGACTCGTGAGATGACTTGCTAGCAGAGTAGTTACGGGGACGTAAGCCTCTGTGTTCCTCTCGCCCCGGTGATGGGCCGAAGCCCACTGGGCCTACCGAAACCGGGCCCGTTTTCGTTCGACGCTCTGCCCGAAGCTGCGGTGCGAGGAGCGGCTGGTCAGTTTAGTCCCACCTCGCCGAGCGAAGGGGGAAGCGGGCCGCGGCGAGGGTATAAGAAGGAGGGGGTGGGCGCGCTAGCAACTCATACCTTTCTCGGCCTTTTGGCTAAGATCAAgtgtagtatctgttcttatcagtttaaTATCTGATATGTGGGCCATTGGTCTACAA
It includes:
- the LOC127292420 gene encoding PITH domain-containing protein At3g04780, coding for MATAPAPTTAAPAPPAAAAAVPSASVPRGQVDLVDFIDWTGVECLNQDPAHPIANAFKQGYREDDGLHLASDSDEQLLIYIPFMQVIKLHSVLFKGPEEEGPKSVKLFSNKEHMGFSNVNDFPPSDSVDLSSSHLLESKPVTLKYVKFQNVRSLTMFIEDNQSGADITQIQKIALYGTTVDTTNMKDLKKIEEH